The Chryseolinea soli genome contains a region encoding:
- a CDS encoding tetratricopeptide repeat protein: protein MLRPACVFLLLWMAFTAWATSPADSLRRALQNAVTDTDRLKITTALADKLYNSDPLQALEYAEESIQLAKKLNSDSSLVSAYSSLAKTFLHLGNYSRALETYQTVIQLAEKMGDRYWQAVADGNTGSIYYYQRDHTNALKYYLRALDHYAAMHVANNSKRTLRKANLLNNIGIVYDETKDYDKATRYYDEALALAREIKDYEIMADVLNNQGTQARDQGDNKLAFQRYNEALEVRKANHDLLGMARSSHNLGNFYLDHMNDDVIAERYLKDAISIGQRISAWQTVSSASGLLYSLYKDQNRYKEALEALELSSRMSDSLFNEQSTRKIAQLEMQFEFDRKQSQLQAEQKEKELYFWSGAAVLVLLLVIVSLLFVLQRNKTRRSELEQAHLKLEKINLQNDLVLKDKELATNIMYLLNKNELINTISEKVLDIKQQVGPELQGPLQKVVLDLQSNLQPELWQEFEVRFQQVHEHFYKSLHEKFPDLTPHEVRLCAFLKLNMTTKEISSITHQNAKSIDVARTRLRKKLNLTGTEHNLVTFLSQIDKAG, encoded by the coding sequence ATGTTGCGCCCGGCTTGCGTCTTTCTCCTCCTCTGGATGGCCTTCACCGCCTGGGCCACCTCCCCTGCTGACAGCCTGCGCCGAGCTTTACAAAACGCCGTCACCGACACAGATCGCTTGAAGATCACCACCGCCCTAGCGGACAAACTCTACAATTCCGATCCCCTCCAGGCCCTCGAATACGCGGAAGAATCGATTCAATTAGCAAAGAAACTGAACTCCGATTCATCGCTGGTGAGTGCATACTCCTCTCTGGCCAAGACGTTTTTGCACCTGGGAAATTATTCGCGGGCGCTGGAGACCTACCAAACGGTGATCCAACTGGCAGAGAAAATGGGCGACCGCTACTGGCAAGCCGTGGCCGATGGCAACACCGGTAGCATTTATTATTATCAACGCGACCACACCAATGCCCTGAAATACTACCTGCGGGCACTCGATCACTATGCCGCCATGCATGTGGCAAACAACAGCAAACGGACGTTGCGCAAAGCAAACCTGCTGAACAACATCGGCATCGTCTACGATGAGACCAAAGACTATGACAAGGCCACACGCTATTATGATGAAGCGCTGGCGTTGGCCCGGGAAATAAAAGACTATGAGATCATGGCCGACGTGCTGAACAACCAGGGCACACAGGCACGCGATCAAGGCGACAACAAGCTCGCCTTTCAACGCTACAACGAGGCCCTCGAGGTTCGAAAAGCAAACCACGACCTGCTGGGCATGGCACGCTCCAGCCACAACCTGGGAAATTTTTATCTCGACCACATGAACGACGATGTCATTGCCGAACGGTATTTGAAGGACGCCATCTCCATAGGTCAACGTATTTCGGCATGGCAGACGGTGAGCTCGGCATCGGGACTGCTGTATAGTTTGTATAAAGACCAGAACCGTTACAAAGAAGCATTGGAAGCGTTGGAGCTGAGCAGCCGCATGAGCGACAGCCTCTTCAATGAGCAAAGCACGCGCAAGATCGCGCAGTTGGAAATGCAGTTTGAGTTCGATCGCAAGCAAAGTCAGTTGCAGGCAGAGCAAAAAGAGAAGGAGCTTTATTTTTGGTCGGGCGCTGCCGTACTGGTGTTGCTGCTGGTAATCGTGTCGCTGCTCTTTGTGTTGCAACGCAACAAAACCCGGCGCTCGGAACTGGAGCAGGCGCACCTGAAGCTGGAGAAGATCAACCTGCAAAACGACCTGGTGCTGAAAGACAAAGAACTGGCCACGAACATTATGTACCTGCTCAACAAGAACGAGCTGATCAACACCATCTCCGAAAAGGTGTTGGACATCAAGCAGCAGGTAGGCCCGGAATTGCAGGGGCCGTTGCAAAAGGTGGTGCTCGACCTGCAGTCAAACCTGCAGCCCGAACTGTGGCAGGAGTTTGAAGTGCGGTTCCAGCAGGTGCACGAGCATTTCTACAAAAGCCTGCACGAAAAATTTCCCGACCTCACCCCCCACGAAGTGCGCCTTTGCGCCTTTCTGAAACTGAACATGACCACCAAGGAGATCTCCTCCATCACCCACCAGAACGCCAAATCCATCGACGTGGCCCGCACGCGGTTGCGCAAAAAACTGAACCTGACGGGCACCGAACACAACTTGGTGACCTTCCTGTCCCAGATCGACAAGGCCGGGTGA
- a CDS encoding S8 family serine peptidase yields MKRRILLLGMLLFCTTAGWSQVYQQSIRQGMVKVKLTPEMASTLSQSRLRPGTTLSTGIQPLDVAAQRTGAKNMYRLFPYNAKIEAKLHKHGLDLWYVVEIDEKSDPKDAVSIYKKVSGVALAEVDHQKVVSPFQVQEAKGNPVAPMEAMPFNDPYLPSQWHYHNTGQGGYSVGCDVNLFEAWKVTAGKRDVIVSIHDQGVDIAHKDLADNIWTNIAEANGAPNVDDDGNGYIDDVHGWNFDTNTGQIDAQLHGTHVAGTIAAVNNNGFAVSGVAGGTGNKDGALVMSLQTLGGGSFESSYVYAASNGAVISQNSWGYTNPDSYDQSVLDAIDYFIAEAGNYPGSPMKGGIVIFASGNSNTDQPFYPAYHPSTLAVNSIGPDFKRAYYSNYGTWTDVTSTGGNTDLGGTSGVLSTLPNNKVGYLQGTSMACPHVSGIAALALANRTHQMTPGELRNKIVTGVVDIDSYNPDFAGLLGAGLTDAKLIIQNDAKIAPAAIGDLKIASMSQESAILSWSVPADEDDGRPVSYTVYYQTTPFISGNLSQADKVSMNSKHAVGEPVTLEVTDLTGLTTYYFAVVAIDRWGNASALSNVATSTTNDGPTIAVDDNSKAISLSIDASTGATATHGLQLFNNGEGFLRWSGITRSKEHNTTFLATGLNYPVVSKVKAASSATLVRRAAHNTSAQRNKVSTMAFEGAEINYGWGWPIYMIGETDTTLTNSAATKFQATDDAGFNLTHVQMWLRQNSKNGPIIIEIYKGESPTKKNLVLAQEYNVPPSEYDYNQVIQLTEQIFFEKGETFWIAFHVPSGILYPLGLAEAQNTLYAANCLISFDLGATWASLPQTLHDERYVWATVATSYSEDLGKYLTLEPAEGELEGHTSSDVLLTADGSKLMNGSYTANVILQSNDSKTKELRIPVDLTVTGQAPVLQSTDVLDFGSVFYGKTKELTLTISNAGYGNFEGPTATLSDPQFEIVGGAPWQIAARDQVDLLIRFTPTGPGNVNATLNLTSGDFAYTVVLFGVGTEASKIKITPVTQTIDNLALGDQAKATVNVENTGKFALKYFIPGFDSKGVGANWPDAYHTYGYAKHNSVNDPNPIAYTWTDISATGTEISSYFKSIYNQHYEVGLDFDFPFYAEKTNKVYITSMGMITLDNTVNVVNTPRLRDSYGPIGMICATGLHFTYQNSGKIFFQKQSDRLIVQYDHVNEGEMYPPLTFQIVLFDNGNIRMYYNDVSDDPDYMRPTTALVEDRAKEDGILFVDWETNFTWQDGMAFGLDYPGPSIISSVENGSGIVMPGQSQDVVLTLDTKDLYEGAIDKNVTFINNDPFNSAVTANVKLNITSGGKAKPTLSTTSIAFGSVFAGAIKSQQFVVRNDGTADLQITNAATQLGRYTLTGASAITLTPKHATVYTVTIPTGTLRSSLTDKVIITYADGSKSLVSVTGSVVAAPAITVDLTAVDETLTHGETKTLPFSIKNTGAAALELAVSGSEWAITDIADVAVTTLSIPDNTYTWRSSKDDTGPAYQWVDLVGKGEFIDPNEAMDPDDESKYWTKVDLGWSFKFYGVDYTSLYIGVNGVISFDADQPWAFWSQSLPTADAPNNIIAPLWVPGGFDTYYNPETSGIFYKVYDDKIIISFERMVNAFGMGDPISVQAILYKNGSIKYQYHNTGQPELVSQFGVVGVENKTGTEGVEVSAYHNLEIPEEGLAYVLTPATKRTLPAGKTLSGTLTLDATNLYAGEYKTSLHINSNAPNRESLDKPVTLTVLGQATFVADEVIDFGEVMAYTTTYGDGSTGPMGYQKEFTVSNTGTANLILTGLALESGDGTMALEVLVNGMWGPEWTPIEWLNTLPILLPEQTAHLRVDIAPDGTVATLADNVVITTETDVYKIPVTGTVILPPVLDLNKAPVKVSFNLPTETVERTVTLGNPGGKSDLKYELSIDYKRAPQTAATATNETITLSAKAAVLSKESAPSEVTPLDEPGDFNRVLKYEEAEKADGYLGFSGAEEFTSSTRFNGGDKGFNLTHVQTYFRPTELTTGTIEVEIRAGGTTVVNAVSLLKMSTTFNAPPPGAGQWITIALDKAQRILPNEDFYVLLTFPMELQHPQGYVKNSETSENRFMFLSEGIWADVQTYPYADFHDFGWLVRAAETTYESSAWVFIENETSGTLAADNSHPVNLKFIGGPAVEGDQKADLVVRSNDPYKSLVTVPLQLHMNQAPLFTGLPTVITSIAEMETLDMTLSVKDPENNTFTVTAGATYPRLTYSITDNVLTLQYKPDYTDAGTHEFVFEAKDEFGASRTVTVNVMVDNTNRAPKFAGTTHDLSYNGKGAFDEQNLATFFTDPDGDALTFTVSTGDEAIANVFAADDKFIVKPMAVGETKLAFAITDSNGAVLKDTLTVTVNNILGLEQPVNQGLKVYPNPVQHTAHVLLSSEWHGNLVLEVMDASGKLFLLKQTEAVADGLLLDVSSLQKGFYLLRVTAKDKHGVVKLIKD; encoded by the coding sequence ATGAAGAGAAGGATTCTCCTGTTGGGAATGCTCCTGTTCTGTACTACCGCAGGGTGGTCGCAGGTGTACCAGCAAAGTATCCGCCAGGGCATGGTGAAGGTCAAGCTCACCCCCGAGATGGCCTCCACCCTAAGCCAGTCGCGCCTGCGGCCGGGCACCACCCTGAGCACAGGCATTCAACCGCTTGACGTCGCGGCACAACGCACCGGCGCAAAGAATATGTACCGGTTGTTTCCCTACAATGCAAAGATCGAAGCAAAGCTGCACAAACACGGGCTGGACCTGTGGTATGTGGTGGAGATCGACGAAAAATCCGATCCCAAGGACGCCGTGTCCATCTACAAAAAGGTGAGCGGTGTCGCGCTGGCGGAAGTGGACCATCAAAAAGTGGTGAGTCCTTTCCAGGTGCAGGAAGCGAAAGGCAACCCGGTGGCCCCGATGGAAGCCATGCCGTTTAACGATCCTTACCTGCCCTCGCAGTGGCATTATCACAATACAGGCCAAGGCGGGTATAGCGTGGGTTGTGATGTGAACCTGTTTGAAGCGTGGAAGGTCACGGCCGGCAAACGCGACGTGATCGTGTCCATTCACGACCAGGGCGTCGACATTGCGCACAAAGATTTGGCAGACAACATCTGGACCAACATCGCCGAAGCCAATGGTGCACCCAACGTGGACGATGATGGCAACGGATACATCGACGACGTCCACGGCTGGAACTTTGACACCAACACGGGCCAGATCGATGCACAACTCCACGGCACGCACGTGGCCGGTACGATCGCGGCGGTGAACAACAACGGCTTCGCGGTTTCCGGCGTGGCCGGTGGAACAGGAAATAAAGACGGCGCGCTGGTCATGTCACTGCAAACCTTAGGCGGTGGCAGCTTTGAGAGCTCCTATGTATATGCTGCTTCCAATGGCGCGGTGATCTCGCAAAACAGCTGGGGTTATACCAACCCGGATTCATACGACCAGTCGGTGCTTGATGCCATTGATTATTTTATCGCGGAAGCCGGTAACTATCCGGGCAGCCCGATGAAAGGGGGCATCGTGATCTTTGCTTCAGGCAATAGCAACACCGATCAACCTTTTTATCCTGCTTATCATCCCAGCACGCTGGCCGTGAATTCCATCGGTCCCGATTTTAAGCGTGCTTACTATTCCAACTACGGAACTTGGACGGATGTTACGTCCACCGGTGGTAACACCGATCTCGGTGGGACGAGCGGTGTCTTGAGTACGCTGCCCAACAACAAGGTCGGCTATCTGCAAGGCACTTCGATGGCTTGTCCGCACGTGTCGGGTATCGCCGCCCTGGCGCTGGCCAACCGCACGCACCAGATGACACCCGGGGAGCTGCGCAACAAGATCGTGACCGGCGTGGTAGACATCGACAGCTACAATCCCGATTTCGCGGGGCTGCTTGGTGCAGGGCTTACCGACGCAAAGCTGATCATACAAAACGACGCCAAGATCGCCCCGGCAGCAATTGGCGACTTGAAGATCGCCTCGATGTCCCAGGAGTCGGCCATTCTTTCGTGGTCTGTTCCGGCCGACGAAGACGATGGACGGCCCGTGAGCTACACGGTCTACTATCAGACTACTCCGTTCATTTCGGGCAACCTAAGCCAGGCCGACAAGGTTTCGATGAACAGCAAACATGCTGTGGGCGAACCGGTGACGTTGGAAGTCACAGACCTAACCGGTCTGACTACCTACTACTTCGCCGTGGTTGCCATCGACCGTTGGGGCAATGCCTCTGCCCTTTCGAACGTCGCGACAAGTACCACCAACGATGGGCCTACCATCGCCGTTGACGACAATAGCAAGGCGATCAGCCTTTCCATCGACGCCAGCACGGGCGCGACAGCGACGCATGGACTTCAGCTTTTTAACAACGGCGAAGGTTTTCTGCGTTGGTCGGGCATCACGCGGAGCAAAGAACATAACACCACCTTTCTTGCCACCGGTTTGAATTATCCCGTGGTCTCGAAAGTAAAAGCGGCCAGCTCGGCCACACTGGTCCGTCGCGCAGCCCATAACACATCGGCCCAGCGGAACAAAGTTTCGACGATGGCCTTTGAAGGTGCCGAGATCAACTACGGTTGGGGCTGGCCCATCTACATGATCGGCGAGACCGACACGACGCTGACCAATTCGGCAGCCACGAAATTCCAGGCGACGGACGATGCCGGGTTCAACCTGACCCACGTGCAGATGTGGCTGCGGCAAAATTCCAAGAATGGTCCGATCATCATCGAGATCTACAAAGGCGAATCGCCGACAAAAAAGAACCTGGTGCTGGCGCAGGAATACAACGTGCCCCCTTCGGAATATGACTACAATCAAGTGATCCAACTCACGGAGCAGATCTTCTTCGAAAAAGGCGAAACGTTCTGGATCGCTTTTCATGTACCCTCGGGCATTCTTTACCCGTTGGGTCTGGCCGAAGCGCAGAACACTTTGTACGCTGCCAATTGTTTGATCTCCTTTGACCTGGGCGCAACCTGGGCATCACTGCCCCAGACCTTGCACGACGAGCGCTATGTGTGGGCGACGGTGGCCACCTCCTATAGCGAAGACCTGGGCAAATACTTAACCCTTGAACCCGCCGAAGGCGAATTGGAAGGCCACACGTCTTCCGACGTATTGCTGACGGCCGATGGATCGAAACTGATGAACGGCAGCTACACCGCCAACGTCATTCTCCAATCCAACGACAGCAAAACAAAAGAGCTGCGCATCCCGGTCGACCTCACGGTTACCGGACAGGCACCGGTGCTGCAATCGACCGATGTGCTTGACTTTGGAAGCGTGTTCTATGGCAAGACGAAAGAATTGACGCTGACCATCAGCAACGCCGGCTATGGCAACTTTGAAGGACCAACCGCAACCTTGTCTGATCCACAATTCGAGATCGTGGGCGGCGCGCCGTGGCAAATTGCTGCACGCGACCAAGTCGATCTGTTGATCCGCTTCACACCGACGGGACCGGGCAACGTGAATGCCACGCTCAACCTGACCTCGGGCGACTTCGCCTATACGGTCGTATTGTTTGGTGTGGGCACGGAAGCGAGCAAGATCAAGATCACTCCCGTTACCCAGACGATCGACAACCTCGCACTTGGCGACCAAGCGAAAGCCACCGTGAATGTGGAGAACACCGGCAAGTTCGCGTTGAAATATTTCATTCCTGGATTTGATAGCAAAGGCGTGGGTGCTAACTGGCCCGACGCCTATCATACCTACGGCTACGCGAAGCACAACAGTGTGAACGATCCGAATCCCATCGCCTATACCTGGACGGATATTTCGGCCACGGGTACGGAGATCTCGTCCTATTTCAAGAGCATCTATAACCAACACTATGAAGTGGGACTGGATTTCGATTTCCCGTTCTATGCTGAGAAGACCAACAAGGTGTACATCACCTCTATGGGTATGATCACCTTGGACAACACGGTGAACGTCGTGAATACGCCGCGCCTGCGCGATTCGTATGGCCCCATTGGCATGATTTGCGCCACCGGCCTGCATTTCACGTATCAGAATTCCGGAAAGATATTTTTTCAAAAGCAGTCCGACCGTCTCATCGTGCAATATGATCACGTGAACGAAGGCGAGATGTATCCGCCTTTGACGTTCCAGATCGTGTTGTTTGACAACGGCAACATCCGGATGTACTACAACGACGTGAGCGACGATCCCGACTACATGCGCCCCACCACCGCGCTTGTGGAAGACCGTGCGAAAGAAGACGGCATTTTGTTCGTCGACTGGGAGACCAACTTTACGTGGCAGGACGGCATGGCGTTCGGTTTGGATTATCCCGGACCCAGCATTATTTCCAGTGTCGAAAATGGCTCGGGCATCGTCATGCCCGGTCAGTCGCAAGATGTGGTCCTTACGTTGGATACCAAAGACCTCTATGAAGGTGCCATCGACAAGAACGTTACCTTCATCAATAACGATCCATTCAACAGCGCCGTGACGGCCAACGTGAAGCTGAACATCACCTCGGGAGGCAAAGCAAAACCCACGCTGTCCACCACATCGATTGCGTTTGGCAGCGTCTTTGCAGGAGCGATCAAATCGCAGCAGTTTGTGGTACGCAACGACGGCACGGCCGACCTGCAGATCACCAATGCCGCCACGCAACTCGGCCGGTACACGCTGACGGGTGCATCCGCAATAACCTTGACCCCGAAACATGCGACCGTCTATACCGTGACGATTCCCACGGGAACGCTTCGCAGTTCACTAACGGATAAGGTGATCATTACCTATGCCGATGGCAGCAAGAGCCTGGTTTCCGTTACGGGCAGTGTTGTTGCCGCGCCGGCGATCACGGTAGATCTTACGGCCGTTGACGAAACGCTGACCCATGGGGAAACAAAAACACTTCCGTTCTCCATCAAAAACACCGGCGCCGCGGCACTTGAACTGGCCGTGAGCGGTTCGGAATGGGCCATCACCGACATCGCCGATGTTGCCGTGACGACCCTGAGCATCCCCGACAATACCTATACGTGGAGAAGCTCGAAAGACGACACCGGCCCTGCATACCAATGGGTCGACCTCGTTGGAAAAGGTGAGTTCATTGACCCGAACGAAGCCATGGACCCGGACGATGAATCGAAATACTGGACCAAGGTTGATCTGGGTTGGTCTTTCAAATTCTATGGCGTGGACTATACGTCGCTTTATATCGGCGTGAACGGTGTCATCAGCTTTGACGCTGATCAACCCTGGGCATTCTGGTCGCAGAGCCTGCCCACGGCTGACGCGCCAAACAACATTATTGCTCCCCTCTGGGTACCCGGTGGCTTCGACACGTATTATAATCCGGAAACGTCGGGCATTTTCTACAAAGTGTATGACGATAAGATCATCATCTCCTTCGAGCGCATGGTGAATGCTTTCGGCATGGGCGATCCTATTTCCGTGCAAGCAATCTTGTACAAGAACGGAAGCATCAAATATCAATACCACAACACCGGTCAGCCCGAGCTGGTATCGCAATTCGGTGTGGTGGGTGTAGAGAACAAAACCGGCACCGAAGGCGTCGAGGTCTCCGCCTATCACAACCTGGAGATCCCCGAGGAAGGCCTGGCGTATGTGTTGACTCCCGCTACGAAGCGCACGCTCCCCGCGGGCAAAACGCTGAGCGGCACGCTGACGCTGGACGCCACCAATTTGTATGCCGGCGAATACAAGACTTCCCTGCACATCAACTCCAACGCGCCAAATCGCGAGAGCCTGGACAAGCCCGTGACCCTTACCGTGCTGGGGCAAGCCACATTCGTTGCCGATGAAGTAATCGACTTCGGCGAAGTGATGGCCTACACCACCACCTACGGCGACGGATCGACCGGCCCGATGGGTTATCAAAAAGAATTCACCGTGAGCAACACCGGCACGGCCAACCTAATCCTGACTGGCCTCGCCCTGGAAAGCGGCGACGGCACCATGGCACTGGAAGTGCTCGTGAACGGTATGTGGGGCCCCGAGTGGACGCCGATTGAATGGCTGAATACCTTGCCTATTCTGTTGCCTGAGCAAACTGCGCATCTGCGCGTTGACATCGCTCCCGATGGCACCGTGGCAACCCTCGCCGACAATGTGGTGATCACCACAGAAACCGACGTCTATAAAATTCCGGTGACGGGAACGGTGATCCTTCCCCCCGTGCTGGATCTCAACAAGGCACCCGTGAAAGTTTCATTCAACTTGCCTACAGAGACCGTGGAGCGCACCGTCACCCTCGGCAACCCGGGCGGAAAATCGGATCTGAAATATGAACTGAGCATCGACTACAAACGCGCGCCACAAACCGCGGCAACGGCAACCAACGAGACGATAACGTTAAGTGCAAAAGCTGCCGTGTTGTCGAAGGAAAGCGCACCGTCGGAGGTTACACCGTTGGATGAGCCCGGAGACTTTAACCGCGTTCTCAAATATGAGGAAGCCGAAAAAGCCGATGGCTATCTCGGGTTTAGCGGCGCGGAGGAATTCACGTCTTCGACACGCTTTAATGGCGGCGACAAAGGCTTTAACCTCACCCACGTGCAAACCTATTTCCGTCCCACGGAACTGACGACCGGCACGATCGAGGTAGAGATCCGTGCAGGTGGCACTACCGTGGTGAACGCGGTCTCCTTGCTGAAGATGAGCACCACCTTCAACGCACCGCCTCCGGGCGCCGGCCAATGGATCACCATTGCCCTCGACAAAGCGCAGCGGATCCTTCCCAACGAAGACTTCTATGTGCTGCTGACGTTCCCGATGGAATTGCAACATCCGCAAGGCTATGTGAAGAACTCGGAAACGTCGGAAAACCGCTTTATGTTTTTGAGCGAAGGCATCTGGGCCGACGTTCAAACCTATCCCTATGCCGACTTCCATGATTTTGGATGGTTAGTGCGTGCGGCCGAAACCACCTATGAGTCGTCGGCCTGGGTATTTATCGAAAATGAAACGTCGGGCACCCTGGCGGCAGACAATAGCCACCCCGTGAACCTGAAGTTTATTGGCGGGCCCGCCGTGGAAGGCGATCAGAAAGCAGACCTCGTGGTGCGTTCCAACGATCCGTATAAATCCCTGGTCACCGTTCCCTTGCAATTGCACATGAATCAGGCACCGCTCTTTACCGGCTTGCCAACGGTAATCACGTCCATTGCCGAAATGGAGACACTGGACATGACGCTGTCAGTGAAGGATCCCGAGAACAACACGTTTACCGTAACGGCCGGCGCTACTTACCCGAGACTGACCTATTCGATCACGGACAATGTATTGACCCTTCAATACAAACCGGACTACACCGATGCCGGCACGCATGAATTTGTGTTCGAAGCCAAAGACGAATTTGGCGCCAGCCGCACAGTGACGGTCAATGTCATGGTGGATAACACCAACCGCGCACCGAAGTTTGCCGGCACCACACACGACCTGAGCTACAACGGCAAGGGCGCGTTCGACGAACAAAACCTGGCCACCTTCTTTACCGATCCCGATGGCGACGCGCTCACGTTCACCGTGTCGACCGGCGATGAGGCCATCGCCAACGTGTTTGCTGCCGACGACAAATTTATTGTGAAGCCCATGGCCGTTGGCGAAACCAAACTCGCCTTTGCCATCACCGACAGCAACGGTGCCGTGTTGAAAGACACGCTCACCGTGACGGTGAACAACATCCTGGGCCTGGAGCAACCGGTGAACCAGGGCCTGAAGGTGTATCCCAACCCCGTGCAACACACAGCCCACGTATTGCTGAGCAGCGAATGGCATGGCAATCTGGTGCTGGAAGTGATGGATGCGAGCGGAAAGCTCTTCCTGCTAAAACAAACCGAAGCTGTTGCAGACGGTCTGTTGCTGGATGTGTCGTCGCTGCAAAAAGGATTTTACTTGTTGCGCGTGACCGCCAAAGACAAACACGGCGTAGTGAAGCTTATTAAAGATTAA
- a CDS encoding sensor histidine kinase, giving the protein MSPLAFIKNIAWYGTSPRFPHWKNRTIINTNGMAFILAAVAGLLTVATILTHPFERAFLVLIFMTLFNVCLPWINKAGHYTLSRHLLTLNAIVGALTITLLRKLTPAGEDAMGLFYQPRAAMLVMAIIPFVVFHFSERRHLIINLLIGFLGLVLFDPIHIFFGVGYYQLGHPEPDYYFTNVIYLCLYFFVVIGVGFLKRMMETYERRNEELIEKLNAAKRQAEAQNEQLESKSYILSQLLDKKDNDLTDITEELARYNQELMQYSYTISHNLRGPVASMLGLLELQKLNTGDLDTRELLDHMEKSVLNLDHIIRDLNRIVDERQNKFHVREDVNLETETNLIMALLDDHIHDYGVTIRKDFSRMPAVFAVQARINYILLSLISNAIQYRSPDRAPEIWLSSYPEKDCAVIEVRDNGVGINMKRYQERLFKPFQRFHPHASGKGLSLYLAKLQIEKMNGRITVESSRDIGTSFKVYLQNTPKEDR; this is encoded by the coding sequence ATGTCACCACTCGCCTTCATTAAGAACATCGCTTGGTATGGCACCTCGCCCCGCTTCCCCCATTGGAAGAACCGGACGATCATCAATACCAATGGCATGGCTTTCATCCTGGCCGCCGTGGCCGGATTGCTCACGGTCGCCACCATCCTGACCCATCCCTTCGAGCGGGCATTCCTGGTCCTGATCTTTATGACCCTGTTCAATGTCTGTCTCCCCTGGATCAACAAAGCGGGGCACTATACACTCAGCCGGCACCTGCTCACGCTCAATGCCATCGTTGGAGCCCTGACGATTACCCTTCTCCGCAAACTCACGCCAGCCGGCGAAGACGCGATGGGACTCTTCTATCAACCGCGCGCCGCCATGTTGGTCATGGCGATCATCCCGTTTGTGGTCTTCCACTTCAGCGAGCGACGCCACCTGATCATCAATTTGCTGATCGGCTTTCTGGGGCTGGTGCTCTTTGATCCCATACACATTTTTTTTGGTGTAGGCTACTACCAACTCGGTCATCCCGAACCCGACTACTACTTCACCAACGTGATCTATCTCTGTCTCTATTTTTTTGTTGTGATCGGCGTCGGTTTCCTGAAGCGGATGATGGAGACCTATGAGCGCCGGAACGAAGAGCTGATCGAAAAATTGAACGCCGCCAAGCGTCAGGCCGAAGCACAAAACGAGCAACTGGAAAGTAAAAGCTACATCCTTAGTCAGCTGCTCGATAAGAAAGACAACGACCTCACTGACATCACCGAAGAATTGGCCCGCTACAACCAGGAGCTGATGCAATACTCTTACACCATCTCTCACAACCTCCGCGGTCCCGTGGCCAGCATGCTCGGGCTGCTGGAGCTCCAAAAGCTCAACACCGGCGACCTGGACACGCGCGAACTGCTGGACCACATGGAGAAATCCGTTCTCAACCTCGACCACATCATCCGCGACCTGAACCGCATCGTGGACGAGCGGCAAAATAAATTTCACGTGCGCGAAGATGTGAACCTGGAAACGGAAACCAACCTGATCATGGCGTTATTGGACGACCACATTCATGACTACGGCGTGACTATACGCAAAGACTTCAGTCGTATGCCCGCCGTCTTTGCCGTACAGGCCCGGATCAACTACATCCTCCTCAGTCTGATCTCGAATGCCATTCAATACCGGTCGCCGGACCGTGCCCCGGAGATCTGGCTAAGTTCGTATCCGGAAAAAGACTGTGCTGTAATAGAAGTGCGCGACAATGGTGTGGGCATCAATATGAAGCGTTATCAGGAAAGGTTGTTCAAACCTTTTCAACGTTTTCATCCGCATGCTTCCGGAAAAGGACTGAGTTTATACCTGGCAAAACTTCAAATAGAAAAAATGAACGGGAGGATCACCGTGGAGAGCTCGCGCGATATCGGCACTTCTTTTAAGGTTTATTTACAAAATACTCCGAAGGAAGACCGGTAG